The genomic segment TCTGTGAAGGAGCCTGGTGACTCTAAGATCCAGATTCAGCCATTTCAGGGCCACTAGCCAGGAAGAGCCACATTACTCTCCCaatcacctcctcttcctcaggttCAGTAGTTGTCCTTGCGCCTTTTTGCACAGCAGTCTGTGGGGTCCACTCCTTTAGGGGTCTTTCATCCGTCCCTCCCACTCTCCACCCTTAGCAGGAGGTCTGGGTGGGGGGCACTCAAGTATTCTCCTATTGTGATAAAGTATCAAAACCCAGggctagctgggtgtggtggctcgtGCCTATCATTCCTgcattcaggaggctaaggcaagattGATGCAGGTTCTCCAAGTTGAGCAAGTTGagactcctttctttctttttctttttcttttcttcttttttttttttttttttttttttttaagtttttctagacagggtttctctgtgtagccctggctgtcctggtgcttactctgtagaccaggctggccttgaacccggagatcagcctgcctctgcctcctgaatactgagattaaaggcatgtgtcatcatgcccagATTGAgacccttttttttcctttttgctatttttcaagatagggtttctctgtgtagctctggctatcctgcaacttgctctgtagaccaggctggcctccaactcacagagatccgcctgcctctgcctcttgagtgctgggattaaaggcacataccaCCTCTGTCCGGCTAGACCCTTTActtaaaaaacaagaaaccctacccaggaatggtggcacatgtccttaatcccataactctggaggcagggacaggcagtttacatagcaagttccaggacagccagggctataaaagagaacctatctcaaaacaaaagaaaaccaaaccaaacaaaagcaaaaaaacaaacaaacaaaaaaaaaaccaaaccccaaactaAACCCCAACAATGTACCACCTCAGAAAAGAACCCCAGAGCCGTGATTGTAGCTAGTAAGAACCAGGTTGGGTGGGGATCTTTGGCCACCACAGCCCTTGAAGCTCCCCACAGCATCTGCCAGGGTTCTGGACCTGTGAAGGCAGGTGTTGGTCCTGTCTCCAGGACCAATGCTGGGACAAGGTAGACTCCCTGTCCAGTGCCTGTCCCTGCCTGTCGGGACAGTACTGATCTCTAGGACTTCTGCCTCCTTCCCTACTGTGGCCTGTGTGAACACAACTGTGGTGGTTATAATGGTTCCTCTGTACCGTGAATCCTGTACACCTCTCTGACTAGGGCCGGTAGGGCCTCTCTGAGCTCAGGAGGCCCAGGGATCAAGGGAGAAAAGAACCGAGGCAGCCTTTTCAGGACCATACATTCAGGCTGTGTCCAGTGGGCACTGCCACCCGTGACTTGCCAACCTACCTTTTCACTTCCCTCCTAGCTTGTGTCTGCTACCCCAGGACCACCGCCCACCAGAATTTTGGAACTCCAACAAGATGGCTGCTGGTGTGATCCGGTCTGTCTGTGACTTCCGGTTGCCTCTACCAACACACCAGTCCTTCCTGCCCACAGACCTGGAGGCTCCAGAAACttctgaagaggaagaagaggaggaggaggaggaggaggaagaggaggaggaagaggaagagagagaccagGAGCTGCAAGATGAGGTGCCACAGGGCTGTAGAccagactcccagagctcaggagtgGCTCCCCAGAGTCCCAGCAGCCCTGAGACCCCAATGCAGCTGCTGCGCTTCTCAGAGCTCATCAGTGGCGACATCCAGCGGTACTTTGGACGCAAGGACACAGGGCAGGACCCAGATGCCCAAGACGTCTATTCTGACAGACCACCAGCCGGCCGCTCCGCCCGGGACCTGTACTATGCCGACCTAGTATGCCTGGCCGGGGATGGGCCCCCAGAGGATGAGGAGGCTCCTGAACTCAGTGTGCCTTTGCCTGGGGGGCCTGAGGGTCAGGTGCACAGGCTGGGCCCCAGAGGAGACAGGGTGCCACCACTGGGCCCCCTGGCCGAGCTCTTTGACTATGGGCTTCTGCGGTTCTCCAGACCCAGAGTGTCAGCCTGTCAAAGACTGAGGCTGGAGCGCAAGTACAGCCACATCACCCCCATGACCCAGAGGAAGCTGCCACCATCCTTCTGGAAGGAGCCTGTGCCCAACCCTCTAGGCCTCCTGCATCCAGACACACCGGATTTTAGTGATCTTCTGGCCAGCTGGTCTGCTGAGGGTAGCGCCGAGCTGCAGAGTGGAGGTACCCAGACCCTGGAGGGGACACAACTGACTGAGATCTAATGAGTGGGAGGGTCAGGATTGTGCTGGGGCAGCAGTGGCCCTTTCTCGGGCACCCAGCCTCTCCTTCCTGTAGCCCAGGCACCTCCCGAGCGGGTCTATCCAAGCAACCAAGCAGTTGACGTCCCCCTCAAGAGAAGAGCAGGCCTGAGAGGATCTGAGCTTACCCTGAGCCTAGAACTGCCGCCACCAGCACTGAGTAGGGAGAGCAAACGCTTGTCTAGACCTAGCCACACCTGGCTACTAGTTCTTGGAGGATCCCACTATACACGGCAGGCCTCAAAACTCTGCCCACAGGAAGTGGACAGAACTTAGGCAAGAACTGTGAGTCACTTGCACACATGTCCCTCTGGGGAGACCCATTCTTTACCAAGCCAGCCCCAAGATTCAAGTCAGGGGCAAAGGGCGGCTGGGTTAGGGACCACACAGGCTAGCCCTCcctgctgtctctctctgtagGGCTGATGATTCTAGTGCCGTCTCCTCAGCCAGGCTGGTGGCGAGGACGCGGAGCTTCATGCAAAGGCCAGGTTTTCTCGAGAGGCCATAAGAGGGACACTACTTGATCACACGAAGAAACAGATATTGACTCTCCAGATGCATGCTCACAAGTGGCTTCCTTTGTGGCACTTCAGTGTTAACGGCAGCTGGGCAGGGATGAGGATGATTTGAGGACACGCTCCgtgtcctcactccttatatttGTCCTCACAGGTGTGGCCTGGGTGCCTCTGCACAAAAATGCCATGAAAAGTGATAGAAGTGCCTTGGGCTAGGCAGGGCAGGAGGGGTCCTCCAGGGTCAAACAACTTGGGCCTTCTGATTTTGGTCTCTCTCACTACGTGACCCCTTATCAGGCCTATGAGCTGTGGAAAAGCCATTCCACCGGACAACAGGAGACTGGCTCCAATAGGTATGAGAACTGGCGTCTttatttctgaggcagggtcagAGACATGATCTTGGGTACAGGCTTCCAGTGAGTCATCGCTGAGATTGCTCCTGGCCTTTGCTGGGCCACCAAGTTCAAGAGGACTGTCTTCCACTGAAGCCACCTGCCCAGAGACACAGCTCATCCATAACACAACTCCTTGTGGCTGGGCTGCTACCCTTAGGAGACCCAGGCTCTCAGCTGCCCACCTCACAGCCTGATACACGCCCCAGGAGTTCACAGAGACCAGCTCGCCCAGGGCTATGTCCTTGATGAAGAACCGCTGCCTCACCAGGGACATGAATACCCGCTTGCTGCCCAGTGTCAGCGGCCAGGGGCCCTCCTCACTCCACAGGCTCAGCATGTTCTCACGCAGGGTTGCAATCTCCTCTGTGCGCTGCAAGTGCAGAGGTACGGTGTTAACAGgacccatggggggggggggatgcaggGAAACGGGGAATGGGTCACAGGGGTGGGCAgaggatgtgtgtatgtggggataTCTTCTAGGGAGGAAGTTCGGCAGCAGGGCCTCATGGCTAGGAAACACTGTTCAGTACCACCCTGCTAGTGAACTGCCTGGGGCCCCATGAAGACAGGCACAGAGGGACTTGGGACAGgtaggcagagggagagggggtCAGGGGTTCTCCACGAGTTTCCTCTCACCAGCTTGGTCTCGTTATTAAACTTGAGGTTCTGGATGGTCTTGTTGGCCTGGAGGCTGTTCTCTAACTTTATTATTTGCTTCTGAAACTAAACACAGCTCCAATCATGGGTAGACATGGACTGCTGACGTCCAGATGTACCCACTACTACAGAATCACCAAGACCCCGGAGTTTAGGGAAGCAGATATAAGTGACTTCCTGGGGCCCAAGGGATACCGTGGCCAGCTGGCCCTGGATCTCTGCAATCTTACGCCCAGGGTTCTCCTCCTTCAGAAACTGCACAGACATCAGCACGGTGGCTAGTTCCTGTCGCAGAGCCTCAACTTCAAactctctgtgggcaccaagggCTGGTTGTCGGGGGGGTCCCAGAGCCCAAGGAAGAAGGCTTAGCCCCGAGCTAGGATTCCTGAGGCTGTCATAGGGCTAAAATTGAGAGTGCATGCAGGCTATACCACAGGAGGTGGAGCTCAGGGTGGGACTGGCTGGGGACAGAGCAAGCACAGGTGCAGAGGTATGGGGCTTGGAAGAGTACTGTGGGGACCAGTGACAATCAGGAGGTCCCAGGAGTTTCTGTACCTCCCGGGGGCCTGGGAGGCTTTGAATCTCACCTGGCCTTGCCCTCAGCAGAGATCTTCAGGTCCACATCATTCTGGTGAAGAACACACTTGTTGGAGACACTTTCTATCTGAAATGTGGAAGATGTAGGAGCCCAAGGTGACTCAGTATAGTCACTAGGAGCACCAGGCTAGCTCAAGCCCAGCTAAGACCTGGATCTTCCAGGCTGGCTGCACCCTGGCCTTACCCACCTGCTGGGGCAGGCTGTTCACTTTTTCCTGCACCTCCTGCAAGTGAGCTGAGACCTCTTTCAGCCACTGGACCAGACCCTGCAGGGACTTCCTCTCCACACCTTCCCATGCAGCCTGCACCTACAATTTCAACATCCAGTGAGGGATGGTACACAGAGGGGTAGACTAGGCTGACTAAGCCAGGAGGCAGAGTGTCTGGTTCTAAGTATGCTTGTATATAGACCTGCAGGTGCCCAGACAGCCACTGCGGAGACAGAGATGCCAGGCCTATGGCAGCCATGGTGGTCACAGAGACACACCAGAGAGTGTGGTCACAGGAACTACGAAAGAGAACAGCCCCTTGTGTCTATCAACAGAGGGATAAGCGAAGCATGGTCTGTCCACATGTGGGAACATTATCCAGCTGTAAAGGGGGGAGGCGTGGGTCTATATAACAGGGATGACCCATGAAGGCAGCTCAAGAGAGAAACCCAAGCCTAGTGCACACGAATCAGAGCtagatggaggagaggagagaccgTTAGACTCTGGGGTTTCTATCTTAAGTCATGAGAAAGCTTTGAAGCTGACTTGGCTGATAACTTTTCTACGAACGTACTAAAACCACTGGGTTTTAGTTAGGATTAGGGTTGAGCTCAGACatgtgatcccaacactcaggaggctaaggcagggaaATTAGGAGtatcaggccagcctaggctacatggcaagatcttctcttaaaacaaaacaaaacaacaataaaaaaaatgggctgaagaaatggctctgcagttaaaagcacttgctgctcttctggaggactggagtttggttcccatggctcataatcatctgtaacttcagcttcaggagattgatgccctcttctggcctatttgagcactcacacacatgtgatatgtacacacagacacataaaagaacacacacacacacacacacacacacacacacacacacacacacacacatatatatatattaaagaaacccaaacaaataaaatataaaaccaaacaaaatccacTTAACTATATCCTTTAAAAGGtgtttgaggtttttttgtttgcttgtttgtgtttttttgttgttgttttttgttttctgtttttttgctttttcaagcaggttttctggctggcctggaactcactttgtagaccaggctggcctcgaactcacagagatctacctggctcttcctcccgagtgctaggattaaaggcgtgtgccaccacctcctgggtGACAGGAGAATtgttgaaagaaaggaaagaaggaaggagaaagagaaagagatggtgCTGCGTACCGCAGGGGCCACCCTGCCTGGTTCAGAGGATCGGGTCTCTACCCTCAGCCCCGTCTTTACTGCCCTTCCTTGTGGGTCTGTCCGCCTCACCTGGGACAGCTTCAGGTCTACTGTTCGCTCCTGCAGGTCTAGCTTCCAGCTGAGAGCTAGACAGT from the Peromyscus eremicus chromosome 8a, PerEre_H2_v1, whole genome shotgun sequence genome contains:
- the Percc1 gene encoding protein PERCC1, translating into MAAGVIRSVCDFRLPLPTHQSFLPTDLEAPETSEEEEEEEEEEEEEEEEEEERDQELQDEVPQGCRPDSQSSGVAPQSPSSPETPMQLLRFSELISGDIQRYFGRKDTGQDPDAQDVYSDRPPAGRSARDLYYADLVCLAGDGPPEDEEAPELSVPLPGGPEGQVHRLGPRGDRVPPLGPLAELFDYGLLRFSRPRVSACQRLRLERKYSHITPMTQRKLPPSFWKEPVPNPLGLLHPDTPDFSDLLASWSAEGSAELQSGGTQTLEGTQLTEI